The following coding sequences lie in one Rutidosis leptorrhynchoides isolate AG116_Rl617_1_P2 chromosome 6, CSIRO_AGI_Rlap_v1, whole genome shotgun sequence genomic window:
- the LOC139851792 gene encoding heme oxygenase 1, chloroplastic-like, which translates to MVVTAVATSVAAKDERPNKRCTGGFVDEMRSVAMKLHTKDQSKEGEKETRGKPWPKWEPTIDGYLKFLVDSKLVYDTLDKILDQADFPEYAEFRNTGLERALNLAKDLEWFKEQGHIIPEPLSPGLDYSLYIEELSKNDPQAFICHFYNTYFAHTAGGRMIGRKVAAKILNGKELEFYKWDGDLTLLLQDVREKLNRVAQNWTRDEKDHCLKETEISFKFNGDILCLILA; encoded by the exons ATGGTGGTGACCGCAGTCGCAACTTCGGTGGCAGCAAAGGACGAAAGGCCGAACAAGAGATGCACCGGTGGGTTTGTGGATGAGATGAGGTCTGTTGCTATGAAACTGCATACCAAAGATCAATCCAAGGAAGGCGAAAAAGAAACTCGAGGAAAACCATGGCCTAAATGGGAGCCAACTATTGATGGTTATTTGAAGTTCTTGGTGGATAGTAAATTGGTTTATGATACTCTTGACAAGATTCTTGATCAGGCTGATTTCCCTGaat ATGCTGAATTTAGAAACACAGGACTCGAAAGGGCGCTAAATCTGGCTAAAGACTTGGAATGGTTCAAAGAACAGGGTCATATTATACCTGAACCTTTATCACCCGGGCTTGATTACTCACTTTATATAGAAGAATTGTCGAAGAACGATCCACAAGCATTCATCTGCCACTTCTATAATACATATTTCGCACACACTGCAGGTGGTCGAATGATTGGAAGAAAG GTGGCTGCAAAGATCTTGAATGGGAAAGAACTGGAGTTTTACAAATGGGATGGTGATCTTACTCTGCTATTGCAGGATGTTAGGGAGAAGTTAAACAGGGTTGCTCAG AACTGGACTAGAGATGAGAAGGACCATTGTCTGAAAGAAACTGAGATATCGTTCAAATTCAATGGCGACATTCTCTGCTTGATCTTGGCATGA